The DNA segment aaaaatctttataaatatgaaggctgctatgtgtattgaacaaaattaaagtgcttatacagggtgtcttaaaattatcgtattccgagttcggggcttagtaggggacatcctgttgaccaagtaaatatgttaaaaaaaaaattgctgtcactttgaaaaaaatatcaaagttgccaatatttattcaaaagtacctgatcAATATTCTAGCTACATATGTTGTACTTCCTttctgaacaaaaattggaaaaataaaacttttattttttcgagataaagctgttttttcaagaaatgtcttttcatttataccgggtggggcatcgtatacgcgcacgcgagaaatcgcgacttctaattaaataaaattggcgaaattttatatacctcactaattattgataaggtatatttgagaattttttaaattttttttgttaataaataaggccgtaacagttttattagttttctgaaattaattgttaatttatctataaagtttttacactaaatgaatctgtatctgctagcccatcaaaccctggtggcacaattacaaattttgacttggttagctaaataattcgcttttttatttaaacgtaaaccagacgggtgatttacggcacaatggtataatttcccaacaaaggtatagccgaccgttttaaacctttttgccataaaattgacagtttccattgtcacctaaatttatgacagcacaagtagcaggtcataaataaaaatgattttgaaagtttaaatgtaaaactacgtttaattcaaaatctaattggtatttttttccgtagatttcgtaaataattataggaagtgaatctgggtaggttagtataaaaatcagaatttgactttttggttgaaatttacattttaattttttttggctttgtttgtaagtgaaaaactatcaaaaaattatgaaatgtaccttaccaatagccaggtaagtctgaaaaatttcgacaattttatttaattagaagtcgcgatttctcaaatgcgcgtatacgatgccccacccggtattttaatattttacataatcatcctcaccatatttcaaaatgaatgtcaagcatttatattttttatttgaagaaaacatgatgacaAGTTTaaaccttcagacccatatatctttgtaaagaccccccctatattttttattttattttttcgagattcctgagatttttccctacaagacccccgacttggaatacgttaattttgcgacaccctgtatcttcttcaggaagagcaaAAGTTTACCATTTACCATAGAAACATATTGTTGAAACAATCCATTAAAGTCACGTTTAGATAAAGCcgactttaaatttattatgaaactggccctaagattattattaatcatgATTTGGAATTATTAAGATTTCGTTGATACATTAGAAAATTGTCTGAAAgatcaattaattttatttttatttattttatttataaaattacttAAAGTATTAGTAACGTAGGTAGCTTATTCTACTAAAAGCGGGATTCCCTTGAACtatgtacatattaataaaatcatcCCGAAAAGGAATTATTACTttctaaagtgcctgacatgcggacctattaAAATGAacgaacataacatgttgctgaatttcccgctatgtctgagtattcttctactgcaaactagtaaaactgacaacaatgcactagacattgacgctatttataacctcaaacttctAATGTCACCAAAAGACATTTGATTTAAATCGCCCacatcattaatttatttctttattaaatcttagccGAAGAAATATCCGCCGATAAGTTCAAGGGTCCTTACAACAGCACCAGCTACGAACCCATCGCCATTGAACACCTCAACCTCGCCTACAACAAAATCCACAGCTTGGGCAAAAACGTCTTCGAACACATGCCCAACCTGAAAATCCTCAATCTGGAAGGTAACGACTTCCGTGTGATCGACATTCACACTCAGCTTGCCATCTCTTCGATAAGAAAActtcaagtaaaaaaaaaagcgcATCCAACAGTCAACATTTTGCTAATTCCTAAACCTCCACAGAGTCTCAACTTGGCCAACAACGAACTAACCGAAATGATCGTGACCGCAATAGAACACCACGAGAACCTGACGGAACTGAATCTGTCACAAAACTTGCTCGATTTTGTTCCCGCCATTCTCCCCACCATCGGCAAGAGTCTCGAAATTTTGATCCTGGACGACAACCCCATCATCGAATTCGTCTCCGAAACGTTTTCAGGTCTGTCAGTTCGAAAACCTGTCCGAAAACTccaatttttcgatttcagGATTGCCCAACGTGATCGAACTGTCGGTGAACAACTTGACCAAGCTCAAGTACGTCAACGCCAACACTTTCGCTTCGATGCCCAAACTCAAGAAATTGAGTCTCTCGAACAACGTGCTTCTCAAGGAGATCGACAGAGAAGCCTTCGGAACCAATCAATCGATCGAAGAGGTAACTATTTGGAACCAGTCGGTCAAAACATTTCACTCCCTCTCTCTTTCGCAGTTCTACTTGAACAAAAACGACCTCTTCCGCATCGACTACAAACTCCTTCCCTGGTCCAAACTGCACGTCTTCGAGTTCAACGACAACCCTTTGGATTGTTCTTGCGACTTGTACAACATTTCCAAAGCTCTTCCGCGTGACATTACGCGAGTGGAAAACGGTCCCTACTGCATGGACCCCAGAAGCGAACGCTACACCTTCGTTTACAACTTGAAGAGCGACATCTGTCTGGTCAAGGTTGTAAGAGTGGAGAGTTTGCGACGACACCAACTGATCTGTTGTTATTTCAGAGCAAATACCAGACGCAGAAGGAATTCATTCAGTACCACTTTTCGATGGTGAAGGTGGCTCTCATCATTTTGAGCGTGGTGGTCATGATGATTGCTGTGGTGGCTGCCGTCTTGGGATTCATTAGATACAGGAAGTACCAAAGGAACATGAGCTACCCCTACAGCCAGACAATCTTATACGACCCCGTGCACACAACCAACTAGCAATATCATAGTTTTAAGTAAGGATTTATTGTAGAACTTTGATACTACGATTTTTTGTATGTGTCAATTTGGTGTATATCGtgattttattacaataaataataaagttcCCTCAAATAAACATGGCTGAGTTCCAAGTATTCACCTTATCAATTACATTGATAAGAAGATTACAAAGCGCTGATATCATCACAGGTGCGTAATTATGAAAGTTTGAATCATTTCGCACCAGACTAAACATGGTGAGTTCCTTTTCTGTCACGTTCCCCTACAAGATCTCACCGAATTTTTTCCAGATCCTTCTCTATCTCCTCTATTGCGTCGTGGTGGTGTCCTGCGAAGAAATCTACGAAAACTCGACCAAGATCTGCACGACATGTACATGTTCCAAATCGGACGACGCCCAAATTCTGACTCTCAACTGTACCGACCGCAGCCTGACTCACATGTGGGCGTCATGGCCTCCACACAACACCACCATCAGAGCCACCTTCACCCGAAACAACTTCACCTCTCTCCAGAAACTACCACCTACGGATGCCTCCGTGGAAGTCGTCTTTTCCAACTGCAACATCCAGTACTTGTATCCGGGAGTGTTCGAAAGCACGATCAACTTGATGTATCTCGATCTGAGTTACAACCAGCTGACAGCGGGAGATATCTCTTCGGATAACTTCCGAGGGCCTTACAGCGGCACCGATCCCGAATCGATCGCTTTGGAACATCTCAATTTGGCATACAACAAAATCCATACTTTGTACAAGAACGTGTTCCAGTTTTTGCCCAAACTGAAACGGCTCAATCTCGAAGGGAACGATTTCGTGGTGTTGGATGTCCAGACGCAGGCGGCCTTGGGAAAAGTACCGGGGCTTTTGGTAGGGATAAGTGAACGTTTCATTGGTGCCGTTTTGAATTAATGCTTGTAGGGTTTGAATCTGGCCAATAACGAGCTTACTGAGGTGGTTCCGGAAGCTATAGAAGGCTTGAAGTGTTTGGTTGAGTTGGATTTGTCCAAGAATGAATTGGATTTTGTTCCGAGTGG comes from the Tenebrio molitor chromosome 9, icTenMoli1.1, whole genome shotgun sequence genome and includes:
- the LOC138139453 gene encoding leucine-rich repeat-containing protein 70-like, with protein sequence MHRSFLMFLLVVQALGDGDLCQTCTCTTSDDAHTLTTNCTNRGLHHVPGEWPGKNVTTIRAMFSGNDIPTLEPLALTDAVVEIVLSNCNIQYLRPELFAATKNIKFADLSHNLLLAEEISADKFKGPYNSTSYEPIAIEHLNLAYNKIHSLGKNVFEHMPNLKILNLEGNDFRVIDIHTQLAISSIRKLQSLNLANNELTEMIVTAIEHHENLTELNLSQNLLDFVPAILPTIGKSLEILILDDNPIIEFVSETFSGLPNVIELSVNNLTKLKYVNANTFASMPKLKKLSLSNNVLLKEIDREAFGTNQSIEEFYLNKNDLFRIDYKLLPWSKLHVFEFNDNPLDCSCDLYNISKALPRDITRVENGPYCMDPRSERYTFVYNLKSDICLVKSKYQTQKEFIQYHFSMVKVALIILSVVVMMIAVVAAVLGFIRYRKYQRNMSYPYSQTILYDPVHTTN
- the LOC138139452 gene encoding chondroadherin-like — encoded protein: MILLYLLYCVVVVSCEEIYENSTKICTTCTCSKSDDAQILTLNCTDRSLTHMWASWPPHNTTIRATFTRNNFTSLQKLPPTDASVEVVFSNCNIQYLYPGVFESTINLMYLDLSYNQLTAGDISSDNFRGPYSGTDPESIALEHLNLAYNKIHTLYKNVFQFLPKLKRLNLEGNDFVVLDVQTQAALGKVPGLLGLNLANNELTEVVPEAIEGLKCLVELDLSKNELDFVPSGLKALGPTLEVLKLDDNPIIELNEESFSDLDHLLQISANNLTKLKHIKSRTFSLTPSLTKLSLRNNPLLQDIDVEAFYSSPSLKEMYLNNNSLTALPYDLLQWSQLDTLEFNNNPLVCTCDLYDIAGALSGDITRNQDGPTCSDPATGQPLQVYSLTRDICEAKPMKAKRRLLRYHFSVPLAGLVAALMMGLFVSVGLGWNRYRRFVQNRNEPFVSHVLYSPITNTNARL